One genomic segment of Rhodothermales bacterium includes these proteins:
- a CDS encoding ABC transporter ATP-binding protein encodes MSAAISTLGLHKTYRSVFGASIDALHPLDLEVERGEIFGLLGPNGAGKTTLVKLLLGVALPSGGEGRLFGRSIREPEARRPVGFLPESHRFPDYLTAAQVLDTYARVANVSEAERVRRIPELLERVRMAKWADTRVRKFSKGMMQRLGLAQALVNTPDLLFLDEPTDGVDPVGRREIRDLLLDISREGTTIFLNSHLLSEVEQICTRVAILKEGRLARLGTVEELTTQDRVYELRCTPLPDSLDPEFVRLFRPLDAAESRSLPDEALASYRLAVQDRAHLNAVLDALRGAGVEVESVQPLRQSLEAYFVEVVSDGEAVPS; translated from the coding sequence ATGTCTGCCGCGATCTCCACGCTCGGCCTGCACAAAACCTACCGCAGCGTCTTCGGCGCGAGCATCGACGCGCTCCACCCGCTCGATCTGGAGGTGGAGCGGGGCGAGATCTTCGGCCTGCTTGGGCCGAACGGCGCGGGCAAAACGACGCTCGTCAAACTGCTCCTCGGCGTCGCCCTTCCGAGCGGCGGCGAGGGCCGGCTCTTCGGCCGCTCGATCCGGGAGCCCGAGGCGCGGCGACCCGTCGGCTTCCTCCCCGAGAGCCACCGCTTCCCCGACTACCTCACGGCAGCCCAGGTGCTCGACACCTACGCCCGCGTCGCAAATGTGTCCGAAGCCGAGCGCGTCCGCCGTATTCCCGAACTGCTGGAGCGCGTCCGCATGGCGAAGTGGGCCGACACGCGCGTCCGCAAGTTCTCGAAAGGGATGATGCAGCGGCTCGGCCTCGCGCAAGCCCTCGTGAACACGCCCGACCTCCTCTTCCTCGACGAGCCCACCGACGGCGTCGACCCCGTCGGCCGCCGCGAGATTCGCGACCTCCTCCTCGATATCAGCCGCGAGGGCACGACGATCTTCCTCAACTCCCACCTGCTGAGCGAGGTCGAACAGATCTGCACGCGCGTCGCCATTTTGAAAGAGGGCCGCCTCGCCCGGCTCGGCACCGTCGAGGAGTTGACGACGCAGGACCGCGTCTACGAACTCCGCTGCACGCCGCTTCCCGATTCGCTCGATCCCGAATTCGTCCGCCTGTTTCGCCCGCTCGACGCGGCGGAGTCGCGCTCGCTCCCCGACGAGGCGCTGGCGTCATACCGCCTCGCCGTGCAGGACCGCGCCCACCTCAACGCCGTGCTCGACGCGCTGCGCGGGGCCGGGGTCGAAGTCGAGTCCGTGCAGCCGCTCCGGCAGAGCCTCGAAGCGTACTTCGTCGAGGTGGTGAGCGACGGCGAGGCCGTGCCCTCATGA
- the nadA gene encoding quinolinate synthase NadA: MTDTLDLLVPDLLTDFGYVREAVDPTLDLFDEIERLKREKNAVLLAHYYQEPDIQDIADYIGDSLGLAREAARTDADIIVFAGVHFMAETAKILNPDKKVILPDLNAGCSLADSCPPAAFAAFRAQYPDHIVISYINCTADIKAQTDIICTSSNAEHIVRQIPPEQEIIFAPDRNLGRWLIKETGRDMVLWEGSCIVHEVFSEQQLVRLKARHPDAPVLAHPECEEAVLQHADYIGSTSGIRRFATESEADTFIVATESGILHQMQKDNPEKTFIAAPPSNGCACNDCPHMKLNTLEKLYLCLKHEAPEIVMDEAIRLRALQPIERMLAMSEGVR, from the coding sequence ATGACCGACACCCTCGACCTCCTCGTCCCCGATCTCCTCACCGACTTCGGCTACGTCCGTGAAGCCGTCGACCCGACGCTCGACCTGTTCGACGAGATCGAACGGCTGAAGCGCGAGAAGAACGCCGTGCTCCTCGCGCATTACTACCAGGAGCCCGACATTCAGGATATCGCCGATTACATCGGCGACTCCCTCGGGCTCGCGCGCGAGGCCGCTCGGACTGACGCCGACATCATCGTCTTCGCCGGCGTCCACTTCATGGCGGAGACCGCGAAGATTCTGAACCCGGATAAGAAGGTCATCCTCCCCGACCTCAACGCCGGCTGCTCCCTCGCCGACTCGTGCCCGCCCGCCGCCTTCGCCGCCTTCCGCGCGCAGTACCCGGATCACATCGTGATCTCGTACATCAACTGCACGGCCGACATCAAAGCGCAGACGGACATTATCTGCACGTCGTCGAACGCCGAGCACATCGTCCGGCAGATCCCGCCCGAGCAGGAGATCATCTTCGCGCCCGACCGCAACCTCGGCCGCTGGCTCATCAAAGAGACGGGCCGCGACATGGTGCTGTGGGAGGGGAGCTGTATCGTCCACGAGGTGTTCTCCGAGCAGCAGCTCGTCCGCCTCAAAGCTCGCCACCCCGATGCCCCCGTGCTCGCCCACCCCGAGTGCGAAGAGGCCGTCCTCCAGCATGCCGACTACATCGGCTCCACGAGCGGCATCCGCCGCTTCGCGACGGAGAGCGAGGCCGACACCTTCATCGTGGCAACGGAGTCCGGCATCCTCCACCAGATGCAGAAGGATAACCCGGAGAAGACGTTCATCGCCGCGCCGCCCTCGAACGGCTGCGCCTGCAACGATTGCCCGCACATGAAGCTGAATACCCTCGAGAAGCTTTACCTCTGCCTCAAGCACGAAGCGCCGGAGATCGTCATGGACGAGGCAATCCGGCTCCGTGCGCTTCAGCCTATCGAGCGTATGCTTGCGATGAGCGAAGGCGTCCGCTGA
- a CDS encoding sigma-54 dependent transcriptional regulator — protein sequence MPTILIADDEPSIRRTLRDILEYEGYEVEEAVDGDDAFEQAKSGRHDLVLLDIKMPKRDGLDVLEALGEAEVGIPIIMISGHGTVETAVEATRLGAADFIEKPPDLNRLLVSVRGALERGSLKTENRRMRQTIVDAEQSDLTPIVGESAAIDRIKSTIERVAPTEARVLITGEPGTGKELVARWVHHRSNRADGPLVEVNCAAIPSELIESELFGHEKGSFTGATKQRIGKFEQADGGTLFLDEIGDMSPSAQAKVLRALQESKITRVGGDRSIDVNVRVVAATNKDLLAEVGEGTFREDLYHRLSVILIHVPPLRERKSDITLIARFILSHVARRNGVSAKAFTDAALDRLQRYDWRGNVRELNNVVERLLILSDGDQITEHDVELYVRPGGAAQDPLVGLLNQYDQFADFRDMAEKLFIERKLEEFGWNVSQTAEAIGIQRSHLYNKLNKYGIEREDGE from the coding sequence ATGCCAACCATCCTCATCGCCGACGACGAACCCAGCATTCGTCGCACCCTCCGGGACATCCTCGAATACGAGGGCTACGAGGTCGAGGAGGCGGTGGACGGGGACGACGCGTTCGAGCAGGCGAAGAGCGGGCGGCACGACCTCGTGCTGCTCGACATCAAGATGCCGAAGCGCGACGGGCTCGACGTGCTCGAAGCGCTCGGCGAGGCCGAGGTCGGCATCCCGATCATCATGATATCGGGGCACGGCACGGTCGAGACGGCCGTCGAGGCCACCCGTCTCGGCGCGGCGGACTTCATCGAGAAGCCGCCCGACCTCAACCGCCTCCTCGTCTCCGTGCGCGGCGCGCTCGAACGCGGCTCGCTGAAGACCGAGAACCGGCGGATGCGGCAGACGATCGTCGACGCCGAGCAGTCGGACCTCACGCCGATCGTCGGCGAGAGCGCCGCGATCGACCGGATCAAGTCGACGATTGAGCGCGTCGCGCCGACGGAGGCCCGCGTGCTCATCACCGGCGAGCCCGGCACGGGCAAAGAGCTCGTCGCCCGGTGGGTCCACCACCGCTCGAACCGCGCCGACGGCCCGCTCGTCGAGGTCAACTGCGCCGCGATCCCGAGCGAGCTGATCGAGAGCGAGCTGTTCGGCCACGAGAAGGGCTCCTTCACCGGGGCCACGAAGCAGCGGATCGGGAAGTTCGAGCAGGCCGACGGTGGCACGCTCTTCCTCGACGAGATCGGCGACATGAGCCCGAGCGCGCAGGCGAAGGTGCTCCGCGCCCTGCAAGAGAGCAAGATCACCCGCGTCGGCGGCGACCGCTCCATCGACGTCAACGTCCGCGTCGTGGCGGCGACGAACAAGGATTTGCTGGCCGAAGTGGGGGAGGGCACGTTCCGCGAGGACCTCTACCACCGGCTCTCGGTCATCCTCATCCACGTCCCGCCGCTGCGCGAGCGCAAGAGCGACATCACGCTCATCGCCCGGTTCATCCTCTCCCACGTCGCCCGCCGCAACGGCGTCTCCGCCAAAGCCTTCACTGACGCCGCGCTCGACCGGCTCCAGCGCTACGACTGGCGCGGGAACGTCCGCGAGCTGAACAACGTCGTCGAGCGCCTCCTCATCCTCTCCGACGGCGATCAGATCACGGAGCACGACGTCGAGCTCTACGTCCGCCCCGGCGGTGCGGCCCAGGACCCGCTCGTCGGCCTGCTGAACCAGTACGACCAGTTCGCCGACTTCCGCGACATGGCCGAGAAGCTGTTCATCGAGCGGAAGCTGGAGGAGTTCGGGTGGAACGTCTCGCAGACGGCCGAGGCCATCGGCATCCAGCGCTCGCACCTCTACAACAAGCTGAACAAGTACGGGATCGAGCGCGAGGACGGGGAGTGA
- a CDS encoding ABC transporter ATP-binding protein: MSKQYPTAAGTLEVLRDASLTVRAGEIVAIVGESGTGKSTLLHLLGALDRPTAGTVRYDGADIFAKDDEALADFRNRSVGFVFQFHHLLPEFSALENVAMPALISGRSLAKATPRARALLESLGLGDRADHRPAQLSGGEQQRVAVARALMNEPHLVLADEPTGNLDTKTAELLHDEIVRLAHDRTQAFVIVTHNPSLADRADRVLHLREGQLVDEGAAGA, encoded by the coding sequence TTGAGCAAGCAGTATCCGACGGCAGCGGGAACGCTGGAAGTCCTGCGTGACGCATCGCTTACCGTGCGCGCCGGCGAGATCGTCGCGATCGTTGGCGAGAGCGGGACGGGCAAGAGCACCCTCCTCCACCTCCTCGGTGCGCTCGACCGACCGACGGCCGGCACCGTCCGCTATGACGGCGCCGACATCTTCGCTAAAGACGACGAAGCCCTCGCCGACTTCCGCAACCGCTCGGTCGGCTTCGTCTTCCAGTTCCACCACCTGCTGCCCGAGTTCAGCGCGCTGGAGAACGTGGCGATGCCGGCGCTCATCAGCGGTCGATCCCTCGCGAAGGCCACACCGCGCGCCCGCGCGCTTCTCGAATCGCTCGGGCTCGGCGACCGGGCCGACCACCGACCGGCCCAGCTCTCCGGTGGCGAGCAGCAGCGCGTCGCCGTCGCCCGCGCGCTGATGAACGAGCCGCACCTCGTCCTCGCCGACGAGCCCACCGGCAACCTCGACACGAAGACGGCGGAGCTGCTCCACGACGAGATCGTCCGCCTCGCGCACGACCGGACGCAGGCGTTCGTCATCGTCACGCACAACCCCTCGCTCGCCGACCGCGCCGACCGCGTGCTGCACCTCCGCGAGGGGCAATTGGTGGACGAAGGGGCAGCGGGAGCGTAG
- the gap gene encoding type I glyceraldehyde-3-phosphate dehydrogenase yields MSIKIGINGFGRIGRLVFRAILERKGAGQHDYDVVAVNDLTDAETLAHLFKYDSVHGIYPGEVRVEGGDLVIDGDRFKVFAERDPAALPWGDLGAEVVVESTGVFRTREKAALHLKGGAKKVVISAPASGKVDATVVIGVNDDTLTGDEEIVSNASCTTNCLAPMVKVLDDAFGVDKGFMTTIHAYTSDQNIQDAPHKDLRRARAAAINMVPTTTGAAKAVGLVLPELQGKLDGFAVRVPVPDGSMTDLSVVLKTEATAEEINAAFQKAAGDGLKGILEYSTAPLVSSDIVHNPHSCIFDSEQTMAHGTLAKVVGWYDNEWGYSCRTVDLIGKLMNAGK; encoded by the coding sequence ATGTCGATCAAGATTGGGATCAACGGATTCGGCCGCATCGGCCGGCTCGTGTTCCGCGCCATCCTCGAACGCAAAGGCGCCGGTCAGCACGACTACGACGTCGTCGCTGTCAACGACCTCACCGACGCCGAGACCCTCGCCCACCTCTTTAAGTACGACTCCGTCCACGGCATCTACCCCGGCGAAGTCCGGGTTGAGGGCGGCGACCTCGTGATCGACGGCGACCGGTTCAAGGTGTTCGCCGAGCGCGACCCCGCCGCCCTCCCGTGGGGCGACCTCGGCGCCGAAGTCGTCGTCGAGTCGACGGGCGTCTTCCGCACGCGCGAGAAGGCCGCGCTCCACCTCAAGGGCGGCGCGAAGAAGGTCGTGATCTCCGCCCCCGCGAGCGGGAAGGTCGACGCCACCGTCGTGATCGGCGTCAACGACGACACGCTCACCGGCGACGAAGAGATCGTCTCGAACGCGAGCTGCACGACGAACTGCCTCGCCCCGATGGTGAAGGTGCTCGACGATGCCTTCGGCGTCGACAAGGGCTTCATGACGACGATCCACGCCTACACCTCCGACCAGAACATTCAGGACGCCCCGCACAAGGACCTCCGTCGCGCCCGCGCCGCCGCCATCAACATGGTCCCGACGACGACCGGCGCCGCGAAGGCCGTCGGCCTCGTCCTCCCCGAGCTGCAGGGCAAGCTCGACGGGTTCGCCGTCCGCGTCCCCGTCCCCGACGGTTCGATGACGGACCTCTCGGTCGTCCTCAAGACTGAGGCCACGGCCGAGGAGATCAACGCGGCGTTCCAGAAGGCCGCCGGCGACGGGCTCAAGGGCATCCTCGAGTACTCGACGGCGCCGCTCGTCTCCTCCGACATCGTCCACAACCCGCACTCCTGCATCTTCGACTCCGAGCAGACGATGGCCCACGGGACCCTCGCGAAGGTCGTGGGCTGGTACGACAACGAGTGGGGCTACTCCTGCCGCACGGTCGACCTCATCGGCAAGCTGATGAACGCCGGCAAGTAA
- a CDS encoding phosphoglycerate kinase — protein MPKLTLDDLDLRGRRVLVRVDFNVPLEDGTITDDTRIRAALPTIRKITGSGATAILMSHFGRPKGAPDPAYSLAPVAEHLRSLIDAPVVFSEATVGDEAARAIADAPDGAVVLLENTRFHAGETQCDADFSRQLAALGDVYVNDAFGAAHRAHASTVGVTEFVEQAAMGYLLQREVEILGDALEDPARPFVAVLGGAKVSDKIGVIRALLGKVDRLLIGGAMSYTFLKGLGHDVGSSKVEDDRTDEAFRLYDGARDQIVLPTDHVVADAFDNDAARRVVEGEIDEGMALDIGPKTREQYRSILLNAKTVIWNGPMGVFEMPNFAAGTLAVADAIVEATRENDALTIVGGGDSVAAITQAGYADDVTHVSTGGGAMLEFLEGEALPGIAALSDR, from the coding sequence ATGCCGAAACTCACCCTCGACGACCTCGACCTCCGCGGGCGCCGCGTACTCGTCCGCGTGGACTTCAATGTGCCCCTCGAAGACGGCACGATCACCGACGACACCCGCATCCGCGCCGCGCTCCCGACGATTCGCAAAATCACCGGCAGCGGTGCCACCGCGATCCTGATGAGCCACTTCGGCCGCCCGAAGGGCGCGCCCGACCCGGCGTACTCCCTCGCCCCCGTCGCCGAGCACCTCCGCTCCCTCATCGACGCGCCCGTCGTGTTCTCCGAGGCCACGGTCGGGGACGAAGCCGCGCGCGCGATCGCCGACGCGCCGGACGGCGCGGTCGTCCTGCTCGAAAACACGCGGTTCCACGCGGGCGAGACCCAGTGCGACGCCGACTTCTCCCGCCAGCTCGCCGCCCTCGGCGACGTGTACGTGAACGACGCCTTCGGCGCGGCGCACCGCGCCCACGCCTCGACGGTCGGCGTGACCGAGTTCGTGGAGCAGGCGGCGATGGGCTACCTGCTGCAACGCGAGGTCGAGATCCTCGGCGACGCGCTCGAAGACCCGGCGCGGCCGTTCGTCGCCGTGCTCGGCGGGGCGAAGGTGTCGGACAAAATCGGCGTGATCCGCGCGCTCCTCGGCAAAGTCGACCGCCTGCTGATCGGTGGCGCGATGAGCTACACGTTCCTCAAAGGGCTCGGCCATGACGTCGGCAGTTCCAAAGTCGAGGACGACCGGACGGACGAGGCGTTCCGGCTCTACGACGGCGCCCGCGACCAGATCGTCCTCCCCACCGACCACGTCGTCGCCGACGCCTTCGACAACGACGCCGCGCGGCGCGTCGTCGAAGGCGAGATCGACGAGGGCATGGCGCTCGACATCGGGCCGAAGACGCGCGAGCAGTACCGCAGCATCCTGCTCAACGCGAAGACCGTGATCTGGAACGGGCCGATGGGCGTGTTCGAGATGCCGAACTTCGCCGCCGGCACGCTCGCCGTCGCCGACGCCATCGTCGAGGCTACGCGCGAGAACGACGCGCTGACGATCGTCGGCGGTGGGGATTCCGTCGCGGCCATCACGCAGGCCGGCTACGCCGACGACGTGACGCACGTCTCGACCGGCGGCGGCGCCATGCTCGAATTCCTCGAAGGCGAGGCCCTGCCCGGCATCGCCGCGCTGAGCGACCGATAA
- a CDS encoding ABC transporter permease subunit, with protein sequence MTALILLTIRELRAKLIIVGLFAVATFVWLMLTFALNLDIVDGTLAGMRIFGQETALEQQVEVEDPETGEVRTETLRPFGENPLENLVISVQQGVAGITFWVVLLLGLFATGSLVASMMERGQVDLLLSKPVARSTLLGGRLLGVGAVVAALVVYVLGAVWLVISIKSGIWNGSFLIGVAVVLTMFAVLYGIVTLVSVWTESTALAMIVALGLIVASLVLSAPDEAVLQINRPWREIYVGLYYLFPKFPAATAMTWTLAGGEPVENWVPFLTSLAFGAACYAGAFALFQRKDF encoded by the coding sequence ATGACCGCCCTCATCCTCCTCACGATCCGCGAGCTGCGCGCCAAGCTCATCATCGTTGGCCTCTTCGCCGTGGCGACGTTCGTGTGGCTGATGCTGACGTTCGCGCTCAACCTCGACATCGTCGACGGGACGCTGGCCGGGATGCGGATCTTCGGACAGGAGACGGCGCTGGAGCAGCAGGTCGAAGTCGAGGACCCGGAGACGGGCGAGGTGCGGACCGAGACGCTGCGGCCGTTCGGCGAGAACCCGCTCGAAAACCTGGTGATCTCGGTGCAGCAGGGCGTGGCGGGGATCACGTTCTGGGTCGTCCTCCTGCTCGGGCTCTTCGCGACGGGCTCGCTCGTGGCGAGCATGATGGAACGCGGCCAGGTGGACCTCCTCCTCTCGAAGCCGGTCGCACGCTCAACGCTGCTCGGCGGGAGATTGCTCGGCGTGGGGGCCGTCGTCGCCGCACTCGTCGTCTACGTGCTCGGAGCTGTGTGGCTCGTGATCTCGATCAAGAGCGGGATCTGGAACGGCTCGTTCCTAATCGGCGTGGCCGTCGTGCTGACGATGTTCGCCGTGCTCTACGGCATCGTCACGCTCGTGAGTGTGTGGACGGAGAGCACGGCGCTCGCGATGATCGTCGCGCTCGGCCTCATCGTGGCCTCGCTTGTGCTCTCGGCACCGGACGAGGCTGTGCTGCAGATCAACCGGCCGTGGCGAGAGATTTACGTTGGGCTTTATTACCTCTTCCCCAAGTTCCCCGCCGCGACGGCGATGACGTGGACGCTCGCCGGCGGCGAGCCCGTCGAGAATTGGGTGCCGTTCCTCACGTCGCTCGCTTTCGGCGCGGCGTGTTATGCGGGTGCCTTTGCCCTCTTCCAGCGAAAGGATTTCTAG
- a CDS encoding mechanosensitive ion channel family protein, whose amino-acid sequence MQADTTAVITESDPLTLTDLAGLDFWLSIGASVLRVAVILGLAVFIIGLVRRLMLRWRAEHEALPAIDPRRQRAFTVSNLIMSATRYVVWTFTTIMVLAAIGLDIGPLIAGAGIAGLAVGFGAQTLVKDVIAGLFLLFDDIIHVGDLITFGSTTGTVEAISLRLVKVRKFDGELVMIPAGELRTFGNKSVGYARVIVPIGVSYEQDLDEILEVLNEVALEWAAVPENKETMLEEVPVVQAVTDLGDSSVTARIVVQVIPGSQFPAERDLRARIKRRFDAQGIEIPFPRRTLYLRQETELPARSIKQTEASPAENVDDAA is encoded by the coding sequence ATGCAAGCCGACACCACCGCTGTCATCACAGAATCCGACCCGCTGACGCTGACGGACCTGGCCGGGCTGGATTTCTGGCTGAGCATCGGAGCCTCGGTGCTCCGCGTCGCCGTCATCCTCGGCCTCGCCGTCTTCATCATTGGCCTCGTGCGGCGGCTGATGCTGCGCTGGCGGGCGGAGCACGAAGCCCTGCCCGCGATTGACCCGCGCCGGCAGCGCGCGTTCACGGTCTCGAACCTCATCATGTCGGCGACGCGCTACGTCGTGTGGACGTTCACGACGATCATGGTGCTCGCCGCGATCGGGCTCGACATCGGGCCGCTCATCGCCGGGGCCGGGATCGCCGGCCTCGCGGTCGGCTTCGGGGCGCAGACGCTCGTTAAAGACGTGATCGCCGGGCTCTTCCTCCTCTTCGACGACATCATTCACGTCGGCGACCTCATCACCTTCGGCTCGACGACGGGGACGGTCGAGGCCATCAGCCTCCGGCTCGTGAAGGTGCGGAAGTTCGACGGCGAGCTCGTGATGATCCCGGCGGGTGAGCTGCGGACGTTCGGAAACAAGAGCGTCGGCTACGCCCGTGTCATCGTCCCGATCGGCGTCTCGTACGAGCAGGATCTCGACGAAATCCTCGAGGTGCTGAACGAGGTGGCGCTGGAGTGGGCCGCCGTGCCGGAGAACAAAGAGACGATGCTCGAAGAGGTGCCGGTGGTCCAGGCCGTCACCGACCTCGGCGACTCGTCGGTCACGGCTCGGATCGTCGTGCAGGTGATTCCGGGCTCGCAATTCCCGGCCGAGCGGGACCTTCGTGCACGCATCAAGCGCCGCTTCGACGCGCAGGGTATCGAGATTCCGTTCCCGCGCCGGACCCTCTATCTCCGGCAAGAAACGGAGCTGCCCGCCCGCTCCATCAAGCAGACCGAGGCCTCGCCCGCCGAGAACGTGGACGACGCAGCGTAA
- a CDS encoding TIGR04283 family arsenosugar biosynthesis glycosyltransferase: MTVSIIIPALNEEAELPATLASAVAQPGPKEIIVVDGGSDDATKAIAERHGAQVVSAAARGRARQMNAGAAHAEGDVLLFLHADTRLPVGGLDRIRAALAAPETVAGCFRLRFDRGGFWLWLWTRSVWMRWPRWAFGDRAIFARRSAFEAAGGFPDQPVFEDLDFVQAVLPHGRFVFLDAVVVTSARRYAHRGALRQQLRNWALWSAWLLGASPHRMARFYPTHTRQPEDTAVAQS, translated from the coding sequence TTGACTGTATCCATCATCATCCCTGCGCTGAACGAGGAGGCCGAGCTTCCCGCGACGCTGGCGAGCGCGGTCGCCCAACCCGGCCCAAAGGAGATCATCGTTGTTGACGGCGGCTCGGACGATGCGACGAAGGCGATTGCCGAGCGGCACGGGGCGCAGGTGGTATCCGCGGCGGCGCGGGGTCGAGCCCGGCAGATGAACGCGGGGGCCGCGCACGCCGAGGGCGACGTCCTCCTCTTCCTCCACGCCGACACCCGGCTCCCCGTCGGAGGCCTCGACCGGATTCGCGCCGCGCTCGCCGCACCGGAGACCGTCGCCGGCTGCTTCCGGCTCCGGTTCGACCGGGGCGGGTTCTGGCTCTGGCTCTGGACCCGGTCCGTGTGGATGCGCTGGCCCCGGTGGGCCTTCGGCGACCGCGCGATCTTCGCCCGTCGCTCCGCCTTCGAAGCCGCTGGCGGCTTTCCCGACCAGCCCGTCTTCGAAGACCTCGACTTCGTCCAGGCCGTACTCCCGCACGGCCGCTTCGTCTTTCTCGATGCGGTGGTGGTCACCTCGGCGCGGCGGTACGCGCACAGGGGTGCGCTCCGGCAGCAGCTCCGCAACTGGGCGCTGTGGAGCGCGTGGCTCCTCGGCGCTTCGCCGCATCGCATGGCCCGCTTTTACCCGACCCACACGAGGCAACCCGAGGACACTGCCGTCGCCCAGTCGTAA
- a CDS encoding tetratricopeptide repeat protein, whose product MLKPPKQVSRRQELREDKVITAYARTMTMAEKYRGALIAAGIGIVVIIFGVLGYTYYMVNQGEVANDALGEILPVYESGSFQEALDGTADAPGLLEIADEYGSTGGGNLARFYAASALFELGRYEEAGAYFEDYDGGEDILGASAVAGQAAIAEQAGDFADAARLYQRAARSYESAATAPGYYLDAARNFEQAGDFDAARAAYEEIVEEYPDAPQAANVPAYTARLAAMAQAGE is encoded by the coding sequence ATGCTCAAGCCCCCCAAGCAGGTCAGCCGCCGCCAAGAGCTCCGGGAGGACAAAGTTATCACCGCGTACGCCCGGACGATGACGATGGCCGAGAAGTACCGGGGCGCGCTGATCGCCGCCGGCATCGGGATCGTCGTGATCATCTTCGGCGTGCTCGGCTACACCTATTACATGGTGAACCAGGGCGAGGTCGCCAACGACGCCCTCGGCGAGATCCTTCCGGTCTACGAGAGCGGGTCGTTCCAAGAGGCCCTCGACGGCACCGCCGACGCGCCCGGCCTGCTGGAAATCGCCGACGAGTACGGCTCCACGGGCGGCGGCAACCTCGCCCGGTTCTACGCCGCGAGCGCGCTCTTCGAACTCGGTCGCTACGAAGAGGCCGGTGCGTACTTCGAGGACTACGACGGTGGGGAGGACATCCTCGGGGCCAGCGCGGTTGCCGGGCAGGCCGCCATCGCCGAGCAAGCCGGCGACTTCGCCGACGCGGCCCGTCTCTACCAGCGCGCCGCCCGCAGCTACGAGAGCGCGGCGACCGCGCCGGGCTACTACCTCGACGCCGCCCGCAACTTCGAGCAGGCCGGCGACTTCGACGCCGCCCGCGCGGCCTACGAGGAGATCGTCGAGGAATACCCGGACGCCCCGCAGGCCGCGAACGTCCCGGCGTACACCGCCCGTCTCGCCGCGATGGCGCAGGCGGGGGAGTGA
- a CDS encoding arginine deiminase-related protein → MVYTTPNDDLPALDALPTIPRPNRVLLTTPEHFRVAYVINPHMEGNIGSVDAAEARHQWDRLRAAYRQAGTEVAVLEGAPDLPDMVFCANQSLPYQTPGGERGVVISRMHASQRKPEVEHYAAFFADRGYDVQHLDADLPGDFEGMGDALWHPGRYLLWGGHGYRTDLEVYERLSSALGFPVCALRLTDPDFYHLDTCLCPLDEQTALVYPGAFDDDGLALIHAFFPRVLEAPEDEARTLFACNAHSPDGEHVLIQRGCTETVAQLRDAGFTPVEVETGEFLKSGGSVFCMKLMYW, encoded by the coding sequence ATGGTCTACACGACTCCCAACGACGACCTCCCCGCGCTCGACGCGCTCCCGACGATCCCGCGCCCGAACCGCGTCCTCCTCACGACGCCCGAGCACTTCCGCGTCGCCTACGTGATCAACCCCCACATGGAGGGCAACATCGGCTCCGTCGACGCGGCCGAAGCCCGACATCAGTGGGACCGGCTGCGCGCGGCGTACCGCCAGGCCGGCACCGAGGTGGCCGTGCTGGAAGGGGCGCCGGACCTCCCGGACATGGTGTTCTGCGCGAACCAGTCGCTGCCGTACCAGACACCGGGCGGCGAGCGCGGCGTCGTCATCAGCCGGATGCACGCGTCGCAGCGGAAGCCCGAGGTCGAGCACTACGCCGCCTTCTTCGCCGACCGGGGCTACGACGTGCAGCACCTCGACGCCGACCTCCCCGGCGACTTCGAGGGCATGGGCGACGCGCTCTGGCACCCCGGCCGCTACCTCCTCTGGGGCGGCCACGGCTACCGCACCGACCTCGAAGTGTACGAGCGGTTGTCCAGCGCCCTCGGCTTCCCCGTCTGCGCCCTCCGCCTCACCGACCCCGACTTCTACCACCTTGACACCTGCCTCTGCCCGCTCGACGAGCAGACGGCCCTCGTCTATCCCGGCGCGTTCGACGACGACGGGCTCGCGCTGATCCACGCCTTCTTCCCCCGCGTGCTCGAAGCGCCGGAGGACGAGGCCCGTACGCTCTTCGCCTGCAACGCCCACTCGCCAGACGGCGAGCACGTCCTCATTCAGCGCGGCTGCACCGAGACCGTCGCCCAGCTCCGCGACGCCGGCTTCACCCCCGTCGAGGTAGAGACGGGCGAATTCCTCAAGTCCGGCGGCTCCGTGTTCTGCATGAAGCTGATGTATTGGTGA